In one window of Leptospira sp. WS92.C1 DNA:
- a CDS encoding M23 family metallopeptidase, with amino-acid sequence MLKYFKVFYVIFLFVLYISGNLILSKDKSESSRKDVKIVSTIPITSKKEEKEKPKRVSKKEADETEVIQKKEPLFFFSIRSRRFAQGELLFLKLIPEKTILSKLDRIKILWEKKEVPYTMKNSVFYAWIPISPEFEKKAGILEIQDKNLFRKNDFKEYEIPIQKTNFTETKVSSLTMDKKYTSEELPKETLDFIATCSKAKAEAFQSKTDLQIFSDFVYPVQEVHFTSPFYKRRVYNKKKGKAHGGVDFKGGIGTQIYAINDGTVILSRPMYYEGNFTIIDHGLEVYSLYMHQSELGVKVGDKVKKGDPIGKVGSTGMSTGPHLHLGLRVQGIMVDPLSVISLKLFEDRLP; translated from the coding sequence ATGCTGAAGTATTTTAAAGTTTTCTACGTTATTTTCCTTTTCGTTTTGTATATAAGCGGGAATTTGATTTTATCCAAAGATAAATCCGAATCTTCGCGCAAAGACGTAAAAATTGTCTCCACGATTCCGATAACTTCCAAAAAAGAAGAAAAGGAAAAACCAAAACGAGTTTCTAAAAAAGAAGCCGATGAAACCGAAGTGATTCAAAAAAAGGAACCTCTTTTTTTCTTTTCGATTCGGAGCCGGCGATTTGCGCAGGGAGAACTTCTTTTTCTCAAATTGATTCCTGAGAAGACGATTCTTTCCAAGTTGGATCGAATCAAAATTCTTTGGGAAAAAAAAGAAGTTCCTTATACCATGAAAAATTCGGTTTTTTATGCTTGGATTCCGATTTCACCCGAGTTTGAAAAGAAAGCGGGAATTTTAGAAATTCAAGATAAAAATTTATTCCGGAAAAACGATTTTAAGGAATATGAAATTCCGATTCAAAAAACGAACTTCACCGAAACAAAAGTATCCTCTTTGACCATGGATAAAAAATATACTTCCGAAGAACTACCAAAGGAAACGTTAGACTTCATTGCGACATGTTCCAAGGCTAAGGCGGAGGCGTTTCAATCCAAGACGGATTTGCAGATCTTTTCCGACTTTGTTTATCCCGTTCAAGAAGTGCATTTTACAAGTCCCTTTTATAAAAGAAGAGTCTATAACAAGAAGAAAGGAAAAGCACACGGCGGCGTCGATTTTAAAGGTGGAATCGGGACACAAATTTATGCCATCAATGACGGAACAGTAATCCTATCAAGACCGATGTATTACGAAGGCAATTTTACGATCATCGATCACGGTCTCGAAGTTTATTCTTTATACATGCATCAATCCGAACTCGGTGTGAAAGTGGGGGATAAAGTTAAAAAAGGCGATCCGATCGGCAAAGTCGGCTCGACCGGAATGTCTACAGGACCACATCTACATTTAGGTCTTAGAGTACAAGGAATCATGGTGGATCCGCTTTCTGTGATCAGTTTGAAATTATTTGAAGATCGCTTGCCTTAA